One segment of Erigeron canadensis isolate Cc75 chromosome 2, C_canadensis_v1, whole genome shotgun sequence DNA contains the following:
- the LOC122589256 gene encoding replication factor C subunit 2: MAPLMQSTQPWVEKYRPRRVKDVAHQDEVVRVLTNTLETTSCPHMLFYGPPGTGKTTTALAIAHQLYGPELYKNRVLELNASDDRGINVVRTKIKNFAAVAVGSAHQVGYPCPPFKIIILDEADSMTEDAQNALRRTMETYSKVTRFFFICNYISRIIEPLASRCAKFRFKPLSEEIMSTRIEHICKEEGLNLDSEALSTLSSISQGDLRRAITFLQGAARLYGSSISSKDLISVSGVVPHEVVQALLAACRRGLFDSANKEVNNIIAEGYPVSQILSQLFDIVVQSDDASDEQKARICRKLGESDKCLVDGADEYLQLLDVCSSMITAFSNAPEGYSN; this comes from the exons ATGGCGCCATTGATGCAGAGCACTCAACCTTGGGTCGAAAAATA TCGACCAAGACGAGTAAAGGATGTTGCGCATCAAGATGAAGTTGTTCGAGTCCTCACCAATACTCTCGAAACCACTAGT TGTCCACACATGTTGTTTTATGGGCCACCCGGAACAGGAAAGACTACAACTGCTTTAGCTATTGCTCATCAGCTTTATGG TCCTGAACTTTACAAGAACAGAGTTCTCGAGCTGAATGCTAGTGATGACCGTGGAATCAATGTGGTTCGTACTAAAATCAAGAATTTTGCTGCAGTTGCTGTTGGTTCtgctcatcaagt GGGTTATCCCTGCCCACCTTTTAAAATTATCATCCTTGATGAGGCAGATTCAATGACTGAAGATGCGCAG AATGCTTTACGTCGTACGATGGAAACTTACTCAAAAGTTACAAGATTCTTTTTTATATGCAATTACATCAGCAG GATTATAGAACCTCTTGCTTCTAGATGTGCCAAGTTTAGGTTTAAGCCACTCTCTGAAGAAATCATGAGCACCCGTATAGAGCATATCTGCAAAGAGGAAGGCCTTAATTTGGACTCAGAG GCTCTCTCAACCTTGAGTTCCATATCTCAAGGAGATCTTCGCCGGGCTATTACCTTCTTGCAG gGAGCTGCTCGCCTTTATGGATCCTCAATTTCTTCCAAGGACTTGATTAGTGTTTCTGGG GTCGTCCCACATGAAGTTGTTCAGGCTCTTCTTGCAGCTTGTCGGCGTGGTTTATTTGACTCTGCAAACAAAGAAGTCAATAATATTATTGCAGAGGGGTATCCAGTCAGTCAGATTCTTTCTCAG TTATTTGATATTGTTGTTCAATCTGATGATGCATCCGATGAACAAAAGGCAAGAATATGCAGAAAGTTGGGTGAATCTGATAAG
- the LOC122586855 gene encoding tol-Pal system protein TolB, whose translation MKSNHQPIIIFIIIITINNPISANPDPKTSIVFTTLGRTRYAFDIFSLPVNSPFNPTTELQLTDGKSVNFNGHFASSVNDQTLITDDPTVKNQPATHLVYVTERNGSSAIYMDVVSYSKTESTRSRSVLETDRSVVETELTRSQRRLVGGGGEGISMKDRPSLVGDELIYVSTREETGVGRTSWAAVYTTQLSTGLTRRLTPKGVADFSPAVSPSGLWTAVASLGEKGWGGEVEELNTDIYVFLTRNGSGRVKVVEHGGWPSWVDEERFYFHRRGDDGWWSVYMAILSIDGSFSVDSVVIRRVTPPGLHSFTPAASVANKNIVAVATRRPGSDYRHIELYDIVSGSFKELTRLVAPRAHHFNPFMSPDSKRVGYHRCRGSGRKGKMVKNDLFLENIQTQRPGISLFRIDGSFPSFSKDGDRIAYVGLPGLYVVNSDGSNHREIIPDLTAFSTAWDPKRKGVVYTSIGPTFASVDTGVDVVSVDIDADQISYTKLTIGGQNNAFPSVSPDGKWVVFRSGRSGYKNLYIMDAFEGEKGGLTQLTNGPWSDTMCNWSPDGDWIAFASDRHSPGSGSFALYMIHPNGTGLRQLIHSGEAGRTNHPWFSPDGKYIVFTSDYAAVSAEPISNSHHYQPYGEIFTMKLDGSELTRLTHNSYEDGTPSWGPIYMMPKNVEWSIGEQKCSFEDCQWLAITNSDDDGKIKCGG comes from the coding sequence ATGAAATCTAATCATCAGCCCATTATcatattcatcatcatcataacaaTCAACAACCCAATATCAGCTAACCCTGACCCGAAAACCAGCATAGTATTCACCACTTTGGGCCGTACTAGATATGCCTTTGATATATTTTCCCTCCCTGTTAACAGCCCCTTCAACCCCACTACCGAACTTCAACTAACTGACGGCAAGTCCGTTAACTTTAACGGCCATTTTGCAAGTTCCGTTAATGATCAAACCCTGATCACCGACGACCCAACTGTCAAAAACCAACCAGCAACCCATTTGGTTTATGTTACTGAACGTAATGGGTCATCAGCTATCTATATGGATGTTGTTTCTTACAGCAAGACTGAGTCGACTCGGTCTCGCTCTGTTCTTGAGACCGATCGCTCTGTTGTTGAGACGGAGTTGACTCGGTCTCAAAGACGCCtggtgggtggtggtggtgaagggATATCAATGAAAGATAGACCGAGTCTGGTAGGTGATGAGTTGATATATGTTTCAACACGTGAGGAGACGGGTGTGGGTCGGACGAGTTGGGCCGCGGTTTACACGACTCAGTTGTCGACCGGGTTAACTCGCAGGTTGACTCCGAAAGGGGTGGCAGATTTCAGCCCGGCGGTTTCTCCGTCCGGTTTGTGGACCGCGGTTGCTTCTTTAGGAGAAAAGGGGTGGGGCGGGGAAGTGGAGGAACTGAATACggatatatatgttttcttgaCTCGGaacgggtcgggccgggttaaGGTGGTGGAACACGGTGGATGGCCGAGTTGGGTTGATGAGGAGAGGTTTTACTTTCATAGAAGAGGTGATGATGGGTGGTGGAGTGTTTACATGGCGATTCTTTCTATAGATGGGTCGTTTTCAGTTGACTCGGTAGTGATTCGGCGAGTTACGCCACCGGGTCTTCACTCGTTCACCCCTGCTGCTTCAGTAGCTAATAAGAATATTGTTGCTGTGGCAACTAGGAGGCCCGGTTCAGATTATCGTCATATAGAGCTATATGACATTGTTTCCGGGTCGTTTAAGGAGTTGACTCGATTGGTGGCGCCACGGGCTCATCACTTTAACCCGTTTATGTCTCCTGATTCTAAGCGAGTCGGGTATCACAGATGTAGAGGGTCCGGACGAAAGGGAAAGATGGTTAAAAATGATTTGTTTCTTGAGAATATCCAAACCCAAAGACCCGGAATTTCTTTGTTTCGGATCGATGGGTCATTTCCTTCGTTTTCAAAAGATGGAGATCGGATCGCTTATGTGGGTTTGCCAGGTCTTTATGTGGTCAATAGTGATGGGTCGAATCATAGAGAGATAATTCCGGATTTAACTGCATTTTCGACGGCATGGGACCCTAAGCGCAAAGGCGTGGTCTATACTAGCATTGGGCCCACCTTTGCGAGTGTTGACACTGGCGTTGATGTAGTCTCGGTAGATATTGATGCCGACCAAATTAGTTATACGAAACTCACGATAGGGGGACAAAACAATGCATTTCCATCAGTTTCACCTGATGGAAAATGGGTTGTTTTCAGGTCCGGTCGATCAGGTTATAAGAACTTATACATCATGGATGCCTTTGAAGGTGAAAAGGGAGGTCTAACGCAGTTAACCAATGGCCCGTGGTCAGACACAATGTGTAACTGGTCTCCTGATGGGGACTGGATTGCATTTGCATCAGACCGTCATAGTCCTGGTTCAGGAAGTTTTGCGTTATACATGATCCATCCAAATGGAACTGGTCTCCGACAGTTGATCCATAGCGGTGAGGCTGGACGTACAAACCATCCATGGTTCAGCCCAGATGGGAAGTACATCGTATTCACATCAGACTATGCTGCTGTTTCTGCTGAACCAATATCCAACTCGCATCACTATCAACCATATGGAGAGATATTTACCATGAAGTTGGACGGTTCAGAGTTAACTAGATTGACCCATAACTCGTATGAAGATGGAACGCCGAGTTGGGGACCCatatatatgatgcctaagAATGTCGAGTGGTCAATAGGCGAGCAAAAATGCTCATTTGAGGATTGCCAATGGCTCGCTATAACCAAcagtgatgatgatggcaaGATCAAATGTGGTGGCTAA
- the LOC122588937 gene encoding ABC transporter G family member 25: MSQEHPIIIINSPKINTHSNFPIHLHFIDITYKIKVHNSNNKNNNASIFKSLFNGSIMDKLDNDQGAMVHQERTILNGITGMVHPGELLAILGPSGSGKSTLLNALGGRLPGHYFSGTVHANGRKLTKNVLKRTGFVTQDDVLYPYLTVRETLIFCALLRLPKSLSRQEKTEVADSVINELGLSKCGDTIIGNTFIRGVSGGERKRVSIAHEMLVNPSLLILDEPTSGLDSTAAHRLVSTLSGLAHQKGKTVVTSVHQPSSRVFQMFDSVLVLSEGRCIYFGKASEAMRYFESVDFRPTFPMNPADFLLDLANGVWQHDGVTDKERPNVKQTLTSSYNDLLASKVKDACLDTKDRGLMPVTSREPKEYRTKCVNGVNTWFNQFSVLIQRSLKERKHETFNPLRVFQVLAASLLAGFMWWHSDFRDIQDRLGLLFFISIFWGVFPSFNAVFAFPQDRAVFTKERASGMYSLSAYFMARIVGDAPMELILPTFFMSITYWMCGLKPDIGAFILTLLILLSYVLVSQGLGFAVGAIIMDAKQASTVVTVTMLAFVLTGGYYVHKVPLFMAWMKYASSTFYSYRLLIRVQYGQGRDIWYLLGCFQYGDNHASCKFIEDDIEGQISTTSCICILLIMFFGYRLLAYLALRRIKA, from the exons ATGTCTCAAGAACACCCCATCATCATTATTAACTCACCCAAAATTAATACTCACTCTAATTTCCCAATCCATCTTCACTTCATTGACATCACTTACAAAATCAAGGTTCACAATAGtaacaacaaaaacaataatgCTTCTATATTCAAGTCCTTATTTAATGGATCCATTATGGACAAATTAGATAATGACCAAGGCGCCATGGTTCATCAAGAACGAACCATCTTGAATGGGATCACTGGCATGGTGCACCCTGGTGAACTTCTAGCCATTCTTGGTCCATCCGGAAGTGGCAAATCAACTCTTCTCAACGCTCTAGGAGGTAGACTCCCGGGACATTATTTCAGTGGAACCGTACATGCAAATGGACGAAAACTAACGAAAAATGTTTTAAAACGAACCGGGTTCGTGACTCAAGATGATGTTTTGTACCCGTACTTGACAGTGCGGGAAACATTAATATTCTGCGCCCTCTTACGTCTCCCAAAGAGTTTATCTCGTCAGGAGAAGACAGAGGTCGCAGATTCAGTTATTAATGAGCTAGGATTGTCTAAATGTGGGGACACAATAATAGGGAATACTTTTATACGTGGAGTGTCAGGTGGGGAGAGAAAACGTGTGAGTATAGCACATGAGATGTTGGTGAATCCTAGCTTATTGATATTAGATGAGCCGACGTCAGGTTTAGACTCGACGGCGGCTCATAGGCTAGTGTCTACCCTTTCTGGTCTTGCGCACCAGAAAGGGAAGACGGTCGTGACTTCAGTTCACCAGCCATCTAGCAGAGTATTTCAAATGTTCGATTCGGTGCTTGTTTTGTCGGAAGGAAGATGCATTTATTTTGGTAAAGCTTCGGAGGCAATGAGGTATTTTGAGTCGGTGGATTTCCGGCCAACTTTTCCGATGAATCCTGCTGATTTCTTGCTTGATCTTGCAAATG GTGTGTGGCAACACGACGGTGTAACTGACAAAGAAAGACCGAATGTAAAACAGACTTTGACATCTTCGTACAATGATTTGCTAGCGTCTAAAGTAAAAGACGCGTGTTTGGATACAAAAGACAGAGGTCTTATGCCTGTCACGAGCCGAGAGCCAAAGGAGTACAGAACAAAATGTGTAAATGGTGTCAACACGTGGTTTAACCAGTTTAGCGTTCTTATCCAAAGAAGCCTCAAGGAAAGAAAACACGAAACCTTCAATCCACTTCGGGTTTTCCAAGTACTTGCAGCATCATTGTTAGCTGGTTTCATGTGGTGGCATTCGGATTTTCGGGATATCCAAGATAGACTTGGTCTTTTATTCTTCATTTCAATCTTTTGGGGCGTGTTCCCATCGTTCAATGCAGTGTTTGCATTTCCTCAAGATCGAGCCGTTTTCACTAAAGAAAGAGCTTCTGGAATGTACTCACTCTCTGCATATTTTATGGCTAGAATCGTCGGAGATGCACCTATGGAACTCATTCTGCCTACCTTTTTTATGTCAATTACCTACTGGATGTGTGGGCTAAAACCCGACATTGGTGCATTTATCTTAACCTTGTTGATCTTGCTGTCATACGTGCTTGTGTCCCAAGGACTCGGGTTTGCTGTTGGGGCGATTATAATGGACGCTAAACAAGCCTCAACGGTAGTGACTGTGACAATGCTTGCATTCGTTTTAACAGGAGGGTATTATGTACATAAAGTGCCCCTTTTCATGGCTTGGATGAAGTACGCTTCTTCAACGTTTTACAGCTACAGGTTATTGATCCGAGTACAATATGGACAAGGACGAGATATATGGTATTTGTTGGGTTGCTTTCAATACGGTGATAACCATGCGAGTTGTAAGTTCATTGAAGACGATATTGAAGGTCAAATATCAACTACTTCATGCATATGTATTTTGCTCATTATGTTCTTCGGGTATAGATTATTGGCTTACCTTGCTCTCCGACGAATAAAGGCTTAA
- the LOC122589503 gene encoding subtilisin-like protease SBT3.4 translates to MAAEQPNSPLPKPTEPAAEIHIIYTDQIQPPRDPETHHLRTLTSVLGSEDAAEEALLYTYKHAASGFSAKLTPAQVEAISKKPGVLQVVKSSTAQLHSGPPSTRNL, encoded by the exons ATGGCCGCTGAACAACCCAATTCGCCTCTTCCCAAACCAACAGAACCAGCAGCTGAAATCCATATAATATACACTGATCAGATTCAGCCCCCTCGAGACCCTGAAACTCATCATCTTCGCACCCTCACTTCTGTCCTTggcag TGAGGACGCTGCAGAAGAGGCTTTGTTGTATACTTACAAACATGCTGCTAGTGGCTTCTCTGCTAAACTTACTCCAGCTCAAGTTGAAGCCATTTCaa AAAAACCGGGAGTTCTTCAGGTGGTGAAGAGTAGTACTGCTCAGCTACACTCAGGACCTCCATCCACTCGAAACTTGTAA
- the LOC122589504 gene encoding calcium-dependent protein kinase 11-like — MKKPAKISSLKPSNSVLPHPTPRLRDLFSMGKKLGQGQFGTTYICREKSTGIDYACKSIPKRKLLCKDDYDDVWREIQIMHHLSEHQCVVRIKGAYEDNVFVHLVMELCAGGELFDRIIQKGHYSEKEAARIMKTIVGVVEACHSLGVMHRDLKPENFLFHSDAEDAQLKAIDFGLSIFYKPGQYLSDVVGSPYYVAPEVLHKHYGPEIDVWSAGVILYILLSGVPPFWAESDSGIFRQILRGKLDFNSDPWPQISESAKDLIKKMLDRRPQQRITAHQVLCHPWIVDDRVAPDKPLDSAVISRLKHFSAMNKLKKMALRVIAERLSEEEIGGLKQLFKMIDTDNSGTITFEELKQGLQRVGSNLQESEIKELMNAADTDCNGTIEYGEFLAATLHMNKIEREENLLTAFSFFDKDGSGYITMDELQQACKDFGLRDAQLDQMIKEVDQDNDGRIDYSEFTAMMRKADDGIRSRSMKESLNFDLAEVLGVDNNKQSQD; from the exons ATGAAGAAACCCGCAAAAATTTCATCTTTAAAGCCTTCAAACTCAGTCCTTCCACACCCAACTCCAAGACTAAGAGACCTTTTCTCCATGGGGAAGAAATTAGGCCAAGGACAATTCGGAACAACCTACATTTGTAGAGAGAAATCGACGGGTATTGACTACGCGTGTAAATCCATACCTAAAAGGAAACTCTTATGTaaagatgattatgatgatgtaTGGAGAGAGATTCAAATAATGCATCATTTATCCGAGCACCAATGTGTTGTGCGCATCAAAGGCGCTTATGAGGACAATGTGTTTGTTCATTTGGTTATGGAATTGTGCGCCGGAGGTGAGCTTTTTGACAGGATTATTCAAAAGGGACATTATAGTGAGAAAGAAGCGGCTAGAATTATGAAAACCATTGTTGGGGTTGTGGAAGCTTGTCATTCACTCGGCGTTATGCATAGAGATCTCAAGCCTGAAAACTTTTTGTTTCATTCGGATGCCGAGGATGCACAGCTTAAGGCTATCGATTTTGGATTGTCTATCTTCTACAAACCAG GACAGTATCTATCAGATGTGGTTGGAAGCCCCTACTATGTAGCACCTGAAGTTCTACACAAACATTATGGACCCGAAATTGATGTATGGAGTGCTGGGGTTATCCTATACATCTTGTTATCCGGGGTTCCTCCATTCTGGGCAG AATCGGATTCAGGTATCTTTAGGCAGATTTTGAGGGGAAAACTAGATTTCAACTCTGACCCATGGCCACAAATTTCAGAAAGTGcaaaagatttaataaaaaagatgcTTGACAGGAGACCACAACAAAGAATAACTGCCCATCAAGTCTTGT GTCATCCATGGATTGTAGATGATAGGGTTGCTCCAGACAAGCCTCTGGACTCGGCAGTTATATCACGCCTCAAGCATTTCTCGGCTATGAACAAACTTAAGAAGATGGCTTTACGT GTTATTGCAGAAAGGCTATCAGAAGAGGAAATTGGTGGGTTAAAGCAGTTATTTAAAATGATTGACACAGATAACAGTGGGACAATAACATTTGAAGAACTCAAACAAGGGTTGCAGAGAGTCGGCTCCAATCTACAAGAATCGGAGATTAAGGAACTTATGAATGCG GCTGACACCGACTGCAATGGTACAATAGAATACGGTGAATTCCTTGCAGCAACTTTGCACATGAACAAGATCGAGAGAGAAGAAAATTTGCTTACAGCATTCAGTTTTTTTGATAAAGATGGTAGTGGCTACATAACCATGGACGAACTACAGCAAGCCTGCAAAGATTTTGGTCTACGCGATGCTCAGCTGGATCAAATGATCAAAGAGGTTGATCAAGACAAT GACGGACGTATAGATTATTCGGAGTTTACTGCAATGATGAGAAAAGCCGACGATGGGATTAGAAGCAGGTCAATGAAAGAgagtttaaattttgatttggcAGAAGTTCTAGGCGTTGATAATAACAAGCAATCTCAAGATTAA